One segment of Anguilla anguilla isolate fAngAng1 chromosome 1, fAngAng1.pri, whole genome shotgun sequence DNA contains the following:
- the LOC118235936 gene encoding sialic acid-binding Ig-like lectin 5 — MGPKEWLKYLLFHILFFKDYPASPLLTVSGEVKAGDAVTASCSVSHSCPTELPHLTWSRSGTTTNQSEELPNGQWRVTSSLTFTATNSDHNQHLTCTAKYKQVTSVQSSKILNVAYAPVRVEVEPESTVVKEGDAVEVQCSSDSNPPAHDYQWYNITGTLLSEERIYKLHNVSRHTKALYCAAINTEGHKNSTPAKISVEYAPEIKEGPACSVRAAGVACLCVVDSEPPPEITWLLQRGSDASAGTERHGSITLGTLRSTQRLTELTRQASNSRGNTSAVFTPPQSGELQYISLIVAAVLLVAGMAVVVWLARRTRYNREQPVTGMDDAATTMTGTSYAMAARKEEKSINSGFYVND, encoded by the exons ATGGGACCCAAAGAATGGCTTAAATACCTGTTATTTCACATCCTGTTCTTCAAAG ACTATCCAGCCTCCCCATTGCTGACCGTGAGCGGGGAGGTCAAAGCAGGTGACGCTGTGactgcttcctgctctgtgtctcactcCTGTCCCACGGAGCTGCCTCACCTTACCTGGAGCCGCAGTGGAACAaccaccaaccaatcagaggagctgcCCAACGGCCAATGGAGAGTGACTTCAAGCCTGACTTTCACTGCCACAAACTCTGACCACAACCAGCACCTGACTTGCACAGCAAAGTATAAGCAAGTCACATCTGTGCAATCTTCTAAAATTTTGAATGTGGCAT ATGCCCCAGTCCGTGTGGAGGTCGAGCCTGAGTCCACAGTGGTGAAGGAGGGAGATGCTGTGGAGGTGCAGTGCTCCAGTGACAGTAACCCTCCTGCACACGACTACCAGTGGTACAACATCACTGGCACTCTGCTGTCAGAGGAACGAATCTACAAACTGCACAACGTGTCCAGACACACTAAAGCTCTCTACTGTGCAGCCATCAACACAGAGGGGCACAAGAACTCCACTCCAGCCAAGATCAGTGTGGAGT ATGCCCCAGAAATAAAAGAGGGACCGGCCTGTAGCGTGAGGGCCGCGGGGGTGGCCTGCTTGTGCGTAGTGGACTCAGAACCTCCCCCTGAGATTACCTGGCTGCTCCAGAGAGGGAGCGATGCCAGCGCCGGCACTGAGAGACACGGCTCCATCACGCTGGGCACGCTGCGGAGTACCCAGAGGCTCACAGAGCTCACCCGCCAGGCCAGCAACTCACGAGGAAACACGTCCGCAGTCTTCACACCACCCCAGAGCG GTGAACTCCAGTACATTTCACTCATAgttgctgctgtgctgctggtggcAGGCATGGCCGTTGTGGTGTGGCTAGCAAGAAGAACGAG ATACAATCGTGAGCAACCTGTAACTGGTATGGACGACGCAGCCACAACCATGACAGGGACCTCCTACGCTATGGCAGCAAg aaaggaggaaaaaagcatCAACAGTGGATTTTATGTAAACGATTAA
- the LOC118235679 gene encoding myelin-associated glycoprotein-like isoform X1, whose protein sequence is MRTQALWFYAIYSYVLNVHAASWTAEIPQTISALLGSCVVVPCKFNYPDPPKKPPAMTGIWHMTNYQPIYHPESSKVMEKFRGRTNLTGDLARKNCSLRINHLKKKDNGRFIFRIEIRDFKMYSYTDNMVSIDVQDYPASPLLTVSGEVKAGDAVTASCSVSHSCPTELPHLIWSRSGTTTIQSEELPNGQWRVTSSLTFTATNSDNNQHLICTAKYQQVTSVQSSKILNVAYAPVRVEVEPESTVVKEGDAVEVQCSSDSNPLAHGYQWYNITGTLLSEERIYKLHNVSRHTKALYCAAINTEGHKNSTPAKISVEYPPSIGAQSGCVAEITGVNCRCLVESRPASRVQWKLADGKTENSSSFHSTDGQDSATVHTLHFHLGLTDVVSCYASNKHGNVTRVLETNRGGVLMAIYLSGSAASAFVLILVILLLWKCSRRKKRVEVKINPVYSTAGLDDQHVGTQENIAPAKSHSRGKGPVEDPSAPGGDNIYVNSETPYFEEEEEEEEVDYENSFKEDVYANM, encoded by the exons ATGAGAACACaggctttatggttttatgccATCTACTCATATG tgctaAATGTGCACGCGGCTTCATGGACTGCAGAAATACCACAAACAATATCAGCACTGCTGGGGTCGTGTGTCGTGGTTCCCTGCAAGTTCAATTACCCagaccccccaaaaaagcctcCAGCAATGACAGGAATATGGCATATGACCAACTACCAACCCATTTACCACCCGGAATCCtccaaagtgatggaaaaaTTCAGGGGCCGGACAAATTTGACTGGGGATCTTGCAAGGAAGAACTGTTCACTGAGAATTaatcacctgaaaaaaaaggacaatggcCGATTTATTTTTAGGATAGAGATTCGTGACTTTAAGATGTACTCTTACACAGATAATATGGTCTCCATTGATGTCCAAG ACTATCCAGCCTCCCCATTGCTGACCGTGAGCGGGGAGGTCAAAGCAGGTGACGCTGTGactgcttcctgctctgtgtctcactcCTGTCCCACGGAGCTGCCTCACCTGATCTGGAGCCGCAGTGGAACAACCACCATCCAATCAGAGGAGCTGCCCAACGGCCAATGGAGAGTGACTTCAAGCCTGACTTTCACTGCCACAAACTCTGACAACAACCAGCATCTGATTTGCACAGCAAAGTATCAGCAAGTCACATCTGTGCAATCTTCTAAAATTTTGAATGTGGCAT ATGCCCCAGTCCGTGTGGAGGTCGAGCCTGAGTCCACAGTGGTGAAGGAGGGAGATGCTGTGGAGGTGCAGTGTTCCAGTGACAGTAACCCTCTTGCACACGGCTACCAGTGGTACAACATCACTGGCACTCTGCTGTCAGAGGAACGAATCTACAAACTGCACAACGTGTCCAGACACACTAAAGCTCTCTACTGTGCAGCCATCAACACAGAGGGGCACAAGAACTCCACTCCGGCCAAGATCAGCGTGGAGT ACCCCCCAAGCATTGGAGCACAATCAGGCTGTGTTGCAGAAATCACAGGGGTGAACTGCCGGTGCCTGGTGGAGTCCAGGCCCGCTAGCAGAGTCCAGTGGAAACTTGCAGAtggcaaaactgaaaacagcagcagcttcCACAGCACAGATGGACAGGACTCCGCCACtgttcacacactgcatttccacCTGGGCCTTACTGATGTGGTGTCCTGCTACGCCAGCAACAAACATGGGAACGTAACAAGGGTCCTGGAAACCAACCGAGGAG GAGTACTGATGGCCATCTACTTATCAGGCTCGGCTGCTTCTGCCTTTGTGCTCatattggttattttattgctgtggaAATGTTCAAGACGAAAAAAACG TGTGGAAGTAAAGATAAACCCTGTCTACTCAACTGCAGGCCT cgaTGACCAGCATGTgggaacacaggaaaacatagCGCCAGCCAAATCCCA CAGCAGGGGAAAGGGGCCTGTTGAAGATCCGTCCGCTCCCGGGGGTGATAACATTTATGTTAACAGTGAG acaccatattttgaagaagaagaagaagaagaagaggtggattatgaaaatagttttaaaGAGGACGTTTATGCAAACATGTAA
- the LOC118235679 gene encoding myelin-associated glycoprotein-like isoform X2 produces the protein MRTQALWFYAIYSYVLNVHAASWTAEIPQTISALLGSCVVVPCKFNYPDPPKKPPAMTGIWHMTNYQPIYHPESSKVMEKFRGRTNLTGDLARKNCSLRINHLKKKDNGRFIFRIEIRDFKMYSYTDNMVSIDVQDYPASPLLTVSGEVKAGDAVTASCSVSHSCPTELPHLIWSRSGTTTIQSEELPNGQWRVTSSLTFTATNSDNNQHLICTAKYQQVTSVQSSKILNVAYPPSIGAQSGCVAEITGVNCRCLVESRPASRVQWKLADGKTENSSSFHSTDGQDSATVHTLHFHLGLTDVVSCYASNKHGNVTRVLETNRGGVLMAIYLSGSAASAFVLILVILLLWKCSRRKKRVEVKINPVYSTAGLDDQHVGTQENIAPAKSHSRGKGPVEDPSAPGGDNIYVNSETPYFEEEEEEEEVDYENSFKEDVYANM, from the exons ATGAGAACACaggctttatggttttatgccATCTACTCATATG tgctaAATGTGCACGCGGCTTCATGGACTGCAGAAATACCACAAACAATATCAGCACTGCTGGGGTCGTGTGTCGTGGTTCCCTGCAAGTTCAATTACCCagaccccccaaaaaagcctcCAGCAATGACAGGAATATGGCATATGACCAACTACCAACCCATTTACCACCCGGAATCCtccaaagtgatggaaaaaTTCAGGGGCCGGACAAATTTGACTGGGGATCTTGCAAGGAAGAACTGTTCACTGAGAATTaatcacctgaaaaaaaaggacaatggcCGATTTATTTTTAGGATAGAGATTCGTGACTTTAAGATGTACTCTTACACAGATAATATGGTCTCCATTGATGTCCAAG ACTATCCAGCCTCCCCATTGCTGACCGTGAGCGGGGAGGTCAAAGCAGGTGACGCTGTGactgcttcctgctctgtgtctcactcCTGTCCCACGGAGCTGCCTCACCTGATCTGGAGCCGCAGTGGAACAACCACCATCCAATCAGAGGAGCTGCCCAACGGCCAATGGAGAGTGACTTCAAGCCTGACTTTCACTGCCACAAACTCTGACAACAACCAGCATCTGATTTGCACAGCAAAGTATCAGCAAGTCACATCTGTGCAATCTTCTAAAATTTTGAATGTGGCAT ACCCCCCAAGCATTGGAGCACAATCAGGCTGTGTTGCAGAAATCACAGGGGTGAACTGCCGGTGCCTGGTGGAGTCCAGGCCCGCTAGCAGAGTCCAGTGGAAACTTGCAGAtggcaaaactgaaaacagcagcagcttcCACAGCACAGATGGACAGGACTCCGCCACtgttcacacactgcatttccacCTGGGCCTTACTGATGTGGTGTCCTGCTACGCCAGCAACAAACATGGGAACGTAACAAGGGTCCTGGAAACCAACCGAGGAG GAGTACTGATGGCCATCTACTTATCAGGCTCGGCTGCTTCTGCCTTTGTGCTCatattggttattttattgctgtggaAATGTTCAAGACGAAAAAAACG TGTGGAAGTAAAGATAAACCCTGTCTACTCAACTGCAGGCCT cgaTGACCAGCATGTgggaacacaggaaaacatagCGCCAGCCAAATCCCA CAGCAGGGGAAAGGGGCCTGTTGAAGATCCGTCCGCTCCCGGGGGTGATAACATTTATGTTAACAGTGAG acaccatattttgaagaagaagaagaagaagaagaggtggattatgaaaatagttttaaaGAGGACGTTTATGCAAACATGTAA